TTGGAGCCATTCCAAAAGGTTTTTGTTTTCCAACCATATAGGTAGAACAGGCGTTTCCGTTTTTCCCAAGGTGTTTAAAGCAGATATCTTCATTGACATATCGGCATGTGCATATATCTGGGTGGTTTCAATACTTACATGTCCTAAAATGTCTCGAATATATATTATATCAACTCCGGCCTGCAACATATGCATTGCTTTCGAGTGTCGCAACACATGTGGTGTAACATGTGTTTTGAACAGAGGATCTTCCTCTTGAGCCATTTTGCAATATTTATCTAATATATACATCACTCCAAAACGTGTAAGTTTGTTTTTGTTTCGGTTTGTGAAAACCGGATAACATTTAGCGGATTCGTCTAATAAATGATTCTCTTTTAAATATATGTGTAAATTGTTAGCGGTGTTTTTTAGTAAGGGAACATCCCTTGTTTTTCTTCCTTTGCCAAGTAGTCGTACAAATTCGGGAGATTCAAAACGAATATCGCTCGGTGTCAAATCTATGATTTCCTGTACCCTTGCACCTGTATCATACATTAAACTGAGTAAAGCTAAATCTCGTCTGCCATGTTTGGATTGAACATCAGGTTGTTTTAGAATAAGTTTAATTTCATCCTTTGTAAGGTAATTAATACTTTTTGTAGTATGTTTCTTCGCAGGAATATTTAATACTTTCTTGCACAACAAGATATTTTCGGGAGATTCTGCTTGAACATATTTAAAAAATGAGCGTAAAGCCATAAGCCGTTGATTACGTGTGTTAGTACAAGATAGGCGTTCTTTCTCTATGTATTCCAGAAAATCAAAAATAATCTCTTGATTTACTGATTTGAAGGAGATTTTTTCGACGGGAATACCTTTTTGGTCACGGCAATATTTTAAAAACAACTTAAATGTGTCGCAGTATGATGCTATTGTATTTTTACTAACATTTTTATAATTGGGCAGATATGAAGTCAAGTACTCAGAAAGAAATTCTGGGAAATCTTTTTTAACCAAGATAATCACCTACTTTCGGAATAACCGAGTTGAATGGCTCCATTTTTTGAGTAATAAGACTGAACTGCTCATATGTTAAATGCAAGTATTCTTCTGTCATATAAATATTTTCGTGTCCCATATAGGCTGACAAATATGGTAGCATTGAATTTGTGTTTACACCATCTTCGATCCATTGTTGTAATCGGTGCACAGCATATGAATGTCGCAAATCGTGCATTCTCGGACCATTACCACGACCGCCATGCATTATTCCGGCCTTCCAAAGTATGTTTCTGAATTTCGTGTATATGCATTTTTCGCTTAGTGGATCTCCATGTACATTTGTAAACAACAGCGCATCCGTGTCTGAATTATTATGTACAATATTTATGTATTCAATAATGTGTTTTAATACATCCTCAGACATTGGAACATATCTACTTTTTCCGTATTTTGATTTTTCGATATATAGCGTTTGATTTTTAATATTTATGTCACGGATGTGAAGATTGATTGCTTCAGCGCACCTTAGTCCACAATAGTATAATAATCTAAAAAATAAAGGAACAACTAAATGGGTATATGTACTTTTCTTTTTTGGATATCGATCAGCAACTTCGAAAAATTCATTGATTTCAATAACGGAAAAAATATATGGCTTAAAAGCATGAGACTTTTTTGGTATTTCAAAATTACAATAGGATTCCAT
The Qingrenia yutianensis DNA segment above includes these coding regions:
- a CDS encoding tyrosine-type recombinase/integrase, coding for MESYCNFEIPKKSHAFKPYIFSVIEINEFFEVADRYPKKKSTYTHLVVPLFFRLLYYCGLRCAEAINLHIRDINIKNQTLYIEKSKYGKSRYVPMSEDVLKHIIEYINIVHNNSDTDALLFTNVHGDPLSEKCIYTKFRNILWKAGIMHGGRGNGPRMHDLRHSYAVHRLQQWIEDGVNTNSMLPYLSAYMGHENIYMTEEYLHLTYEQFSLITQKMEPFNSVIPKVGDYLG
- a CDS encoding site-specific integrase, producing MVKKDFPEFLSEYLTSYLPNYKNVSKNTIASYCDTFKLFLKYCRDQKGIPVEKISFKSVNQEIIFDFLEYIEKERLSCTNTRNQRLMALRSFFKYVQAESPENILLCKKVLNIPAKKHTTKSINYLTKDEIKLILKQPDVQSKHGRRDLALLSLMYDTGARVQEIIDLTPSDIRFESPEFVRLLGKGRKTRDVPLLKNTANNLHIYLKENHLLDESAKCYPVFTNRNKNKLTRFGVMYILDKYCKMAQEEDPLFKTHVTPHVLRHSKAMHMLQAGVDIIYIRDILGHVSIETTQIYAHADMSMKISALNTLGKTETPVLPIWLENKNLLEWLQNLGR